The DNA sequence AAGTCATGTTAAACAAAAACCGGGAGCGTTTTGCTCCCGGCGTTGAATTTGCGATTTTGTATTGGCCTCAATCTATGGGTTGTTTGTCCATTACATAGACACAGGCTTCATCCCCCATCCCCGTGCATTTGATCTCCTGGACGCGGAAGCTGCGATCGGTCGCCCAATGAGCAGCAGCTTTTAACACGCCGACTCCCAAATGACACACCGGCTCTGTGCTCTGACGCTCCCAACACATGGGGCAGCGTTCGATAATCCAGTAATAATAGTTGTCATCATCATCAATGCGTACAATCTGATCGCTGACCGNNNNNNNNNNNNNNNNNNNNNNNNNNNNNNNNNNNNNNNNNNNNNNNNNNNNNNNNNNNNNNNNNNNNNNNNNNNNNNNNNNNNNNNNNNNNNNNNNNNNATCCAGTAATAATAGTTGTCATCATCATCAATGCGTACAATCTGATCGCTGACCGAATTAAAAAATTTGGCAAAAAACTGCAATCCCAGCTTGGTGCGCAGTTCAAAGGAACCCAACCCCATCGCCGCGCGTCCGGCCCTTTGGACTTTATCATATTTCGCCAGACTGTACTGAAAAGTTTCTTCCCCGCCGCGAATCGCGAATACCCGCGCGCCTTTGGCGCCATACATATCAAAAAGCCCCTGCTGGAGTTTGGCAACGTGC is a window from the Chloroflexota bacterium genome containing:
- a CDS encoding 4-vinyl reductase gives rise to the protein VSDQIVRIDDDDNYYYWIIERCPMCWERQSTEPVCHLGVGVLKAAAHWATDRSFRVQEIKCTGMGDEACVYVMDKQPID